In bacterium, a single window of DNA contains:
- the rpsB gene encoding 30S ribosomal protein S2, with product MSSNPEKKSPIIDAMFKVGAHYGFTKTRRHPSVKPFIFGVKNRVEIFDLEKTELQLEKALEFVTKIANTGKQIVFVGGKSEAKEIIKKVADSANLPYVASRWVGGTLTNFDSIKKRVEKLLDLTHKREKGELSKYTKRERLTIDRQIDRLNFLYSGIVSMNVLPAALFVVDSKKEHIAVAEAREKKIPVIALTGSDCDLSVINYPIPANDSSVASIEFFARKIAEAYTEGKKAMVAPVAAPAPMPTFASTSHSPSHTSAR from the coding sequence ATGTCATCAAATCCAGAGAAAAAAAGCCCCATTATAGACGCCATGTTTAAGGTTGGCGCTCATTATGGTTTTACAAAAACAAGACGTCATCCAAGCGTTAAGCCCTTTATTTTTGGAGTTAAGAATCGTGTAGAAATATTCGACCTTGAAAAAACAGAACTTCAATTAGAGAAGGCGCTAGAGTTTGTTACAAAAATTGCAAATACTGGCAAGCAAATTGTTTTTGTTGGAGGTAAAAGTGAAGCTAAAGAAATCATAAAGAAGGTTGCGGATAGTGCAAACCTTCCTTACGTTGCTAGTAGATGGGTTGGAGGTACTCTTACAAACTTTGATTCAATTAAGAAAAGAGTTGAGAAGCTTCTTGATCTTACTCACAAGAGAGAGAAGGGTGAGCTTTCAAAGTACACAAAGCGTGAGAGACTTACAATTGATAGACAAATTGATAGACTAAATTTCCTATACTCAGGTATCGTTTCTATGAATGTTCTTCCTGCAGCATTATTTGTTGTAGACTCAAAGAAGGAACATATTGCTGTTGCAGAGGCTCGTGAGAAAAAGATTCCAGTTATTGCTTTAACTGGTTCTGACTGTGATCTTTCTGTAATAAATTATCCAATCCCTGCAAATGATTCATCAGTTGCAAGTATTGAATTCTTTGCAAGAAAAATCGCTGAAGCTTACACAGAAGGTAAAAAAGCTATGGTAGCACCAGTTGCTGCTCCAGCTCCTATGCCAACATTTGCTTCAACATCACATTCTCCATCTCACACATCAGCAAGATAG